The Pseudomonas sp. HOU2 DNA window GCCCGCCGCCGATGGCCGTTCGACGCGTCCCAATCACTACGGTTTCGGCACCCTGGTGTCCGAGGAGGTCTATCTGGATCGACTCGATGACCTGCCCAAGGGCAGTGCTCGCGTCTGGTTGATCGGCGATCTGGACGTGGACGTGCCCGATCCGTTCCGACCCTTGCCGACCACCTGGCAGTTGCGTGATCAGACCCACGCCGGCGGCGCGAATGCGCGACTTTTTTCGTTGACGACGGCTAACGGGACGGCGGCGAAATGACTAAAACGGTTCACCTGTTATTTCGCGATTAAAAATGGTTTTAATAGTCCGTTTTGCTCTATTTTGATATCAAAACACTACTAGTCGAAAGGGTATTGTTGGACTACGCTCGTCGGACAAAAGGACTTACAAAGTAGGGTGAAGGGATTGCAGCAGTTCCACTTTATCTCCGGCTTGCCGCGCTCAGGTTCTACCCTTCTTTCTGCGATTCTTCTGCAGAACCCGCGCTTTCATGCCGGCATGACCAGCCCGGTCGGCGCGCTGTTCTCCGGTGTCCTTGAACAATGCAGCGCCGGCAGCGAATTCGGCGCGGTGATCGACACCGACATGCGCCGGCGTCTGCTGCGCGGGCTGTTCGATGCCTACTACGCCGACAAGGCTGACAAACCGGTGGTGTTCGACACCAACCGGCAGTGGAGTTCGCGCCTGCCGGCGATCAGCGATCTGTTTCCCAAAGCCAAAGTCATTGCCTGCGTGCGCAATGTCGCCTGGGTGATGGACAGCCTGGAACGGTTGTACCGCGCCAATCCTTACGAAAACACCAAGCTGTTCGGCGATGCCGTCGAGCGCAACACCGTCTACAGCCGTTGCGAAACCCTGGCCCAGCGCAATCGTCTGGTGGGTTTTGCCTGGGCGGCGCTCAAGGAAGCCTATTACGGCGAACACGCCGATTCGCTGCTGATCGTCGATTACGACTTGTTGACCCAGGCCCCGGAGCGCGTGCTGCGGCTGGTCTACGATTTCATTGGCGAGTCCTGGTTCGAGCACGATTTCGAACACCTGGCCTATGACGCGCCGGAGTTCGACCAGGCCTTGGGCGTGGCCGGCCTGCACAAGGTCAAACCCAAGGTCGCCCTGCAGTCCCGGCGCACGATTCTGCCGCCGGATCTGTTCAAGCAATACGCCGATCTGTCCTTTTGGCTCGATGGCTCAGCCAGTGCTGCCAATGTGATTCGTATGAAGTCCGACGCCGCGATCAGTTGATCGCGGCGTTTTTCATTGATGCGTCAACAACTGTGTTCGAGTCCGGGTGAGCAGCATGTGGTGGAACAAGCAAAAGTCGCGGGTAACCGAGGGCCAACGGACGCTGGCTGCGCCGCTGATCATGTCGCTGGAACCGCGCATGCTGTTCGACGGCGCCGTCGCGGCGACTGTCGCTGACACCGCCGCCCAGGCCGACAGCCATCCCGCTGCCGATGCGGCCAAGGCACCTGCGGCCGATCATCCGTCGGTCAGCAAGGACACCCACGGCCAGGCCGATGCCACGCCGGCTGCCAGCCCTGTCGCCGTACCGGGCCAGAGCGTGGTGTTCGTCGATTCCCGGGTCAAGGATGCCGACAGCCTGCTCAAAGGCGTTGCTCCCGGCGCGCAAGTGGTCAAGCTCGATGCAAGCAAGGACGGCTTGCAGCAGATCGCCGATTATCTCGACCAGCACTCGGGTGTCAGCTCGGTGCAGATCATCGCTCACGGCAACGCCGGTGACCTGTGGCTCGGCAACAGCTATCTGTCGGCGGACAACGTCGCGCAACGCAGTGCAGTGCTGGCGGACATCGGCAAGGACATGAACGTCGGCGGCGACATCCTCATTTACGGCTGCTACACCGCCGAGGGCGACCGCGGCCTGAGTTTCGTCGACTCGCTGGCACAACTGACCGGCCGCGATGTGGCTGCCTCGAACAATCGCACTGGCGTGGGCGGCGACTGGGATCTGGAGATCGCCACCGGCAAAATCGAGAGCGCCAACGTGCTGTCGACCCTGTCGATGAGCGAATACCAGTGGGGCCTCGCCACCTGGACCGCCACCAACAACGCAAACACCGGGGTCGGCTCGTTGCGCGCAGCGCTGGCGTCGGCGCAGAACGGCGACATCGTGACCTTCAGCAGCGGCATGACGGTGCAGCTCACCTCGGAACTGCTGATCAACAAGAACATCACTGTCGATGGCGACCTGAACAACGACGGGGTGGCGGACGTCACCCTCGATGGCCAGTACCGGACGCGGGTGGTGGAAATCACCTCCAGCAGCACGGTGACTCTCGATGGTCTGGTGATTACCCGGGGCCTGGTCTCTGGCAACGGCGGCAATGGTGGCTATGGCGCGACCGGGGCCATGGGCGGCGGGATTTTCAACGCCGGCATCCTCACGCTGAACAACGTTTCGGTCACCGGTAACGCGGCGGCCGGCGGTGGTGGGGGTGGCGGTGTCACGGGCGCCAACTACGGCGGCGGTGGTGGCGGCGGCGGTGGTATTGGTGGTCAGGGCGGCGGCCATGGCGGTACGGCCGGGCCGGGCACCGGAACGTTGGGCGGCCAGGCCGGCAGCGGTGGCGTCGGTGGCTACGGCGGTGGCTACGACGCCACGCACATGGGTGGACGCGGCGGTTCCACGGTCGGCGGCGCCGGCGGTGTGGGCGTGTCCTATTACAGCAACGGCGGCAATGGCGGCACGGCCAACAACGGCACGATTTCCATTGGTGGCGGCGGTGGCGGCTCCGGCTGGGACAAGGTTGGCGGCGTCGGCGGCAATGCGGCCGGCGGCATTTACAACGCCTCGACTGGTACTTTGAAAATCGTCGGCACCTCGGTCATCAGCAACAACATCGGTGCGGGCGGCGGTGGCGGTGGCGGCAGCGGCCAGGGCAGCAACAACCTCAATGGCGGCGACGGCGGACGAGGTGTCGGTGCGATCTGGAACCAGGGCGGCACGGTGCTGATCACGGCCTCCAACTTCAGCGCCATCAGCGGTAACGCAGCGGGCAGCGGCGCCGGCGGCGCAGAACTGGGCGGCGGCGTGTCGGGCTCTGTACCGTTGGCCTTCGCGGCAATCTACAACAATGGCGGCACACTCAATACTGCTTATGTGGAACCGCCCACCGCAACCATCGTGATGTCGGACACGGCCCTGAAAATCGGCGAAACCTCGCTGGTGACCATCACCTTCAGCCGCGCGGTCACCGGGTTTACCAACGCCGACCTGACCATCGCCAACGGCACGCTGACTGCGGTCAGCAGCAGCGACGGCGGCCTGACCTGGACCGCGACGTTCACCCCGACCAACAACCTCACCGACGCCACCAACCTGATCACCCTCGACAACACCGGGGTGACCGCGATCAGCGACGGCGTAGCGGGCGTCGGCACGACCAGCTCCGTCAACTATGCGATCGACACCGCGCGGCCGACCGTGACCATCGTCATGGCCGACACGGCGTTGAAGATCGGCGACACGTCGCTGGTGACCTTTACCTTCAGCGAAGCGGTGAGCGGTTTCACCAACGCCGACCTGACCATCGCCAACGGCACATTGTCGGCAGTCAGCAGCAGCGACGGTGGCATCACCTGGACCGGAACGTTCACCCCGACCGCCAGCATCTCCGACACCACCAACCTGATCACTCTGGACAACACCGGGATCGCCGACCTGGCCGGCAACGCCGGCAGCGGCACGACGGATTCGGCCAACTACGTGATCGATACCGTGCGGCCAACCGCGACCATTGTCGTCGCCGACAGCAATCTGGCAGCGGGTGAAACCTCGCTGGTGACCATTACCTTCAGCGAAGCGGTCAGCGGCTTCACCACCGCCGACCTGACAGTGGCCAACGGCACTCTGAGCGGTCTGAGCAGCAGCGACGGCGGCATCACCTGGACCGCCACGCTCACGCCGACCAACAGCATCACCGACACCACCAACCTGGTCACCCTGGACAACACCGGGGTCGTCGATCTGGCCGGCAACGCCGGCAGCGGCACCACCAACTCCAACAACTACGCGATCGACACCGCGCGGCCGACCGCGACCATCGTGGTGGCCGACAACAACCTGCGGATCGGCGAAACCTCGCTGGTGACCATCACCTTCAGCGAAGCCGTGACCGGCTTCACCAACGCTGACCTGACCATCGCCAGCGGCACGCTGAGCGCGGTCAGCAGCAGCGACGGCGGCATTACCTGGACGGCGACCTTTACACCGACCGCCAGCATCACCGACGCAACCAACCTGATCACGCTGAACAATACCGGTATCGCTGATCTGAACGGCAACGCCGGCAGCGGCACCACCGACTCCAACAACTACGCCATCGATACCGTGCGCCCGACCGCAACCATCGTGGTGGCTGACAACGCTCTGAAAATCGGCGAAACCTCGCTGGTGACCATCACCTTCAGCGAAGCGGTGACCGGTTTCACCAACGCCGATCTGACCATTGCCAACGGCACGCTGAGCGCAGTCAGCAGCAGCGACGGCGGTATCACCTGGACCGCGACGTTCACCCCGAGCGCCAGCGTCACCGATACCACCAACCTGATTACCCTGGACAACACCGGCATCGCCGACCTGGCGGGCAATGCCGGCAGCGGCACCACCGATTCCAACAACTACGCCATCGACACCCAGCGCCCGACCGCGACCATCGTGGTAGCCGACAGCACCCTCACGGCCGGTGAAACGACGCTGGTGACTTTCACCTTCAGTGAAGCGGTGACCGGCTTCAACAATGCGGACATCGTGGTTGCCAACGGCACCCTCACGGCGGTGAGCAGCAGCGACGGCGGCATCACCTGGACCGCGACCTTCACGCCGAACGTGGGCGTCAACGACGCGAGCAACCTGATCACGCTGGCCAATACCGGCATCGCCGACCTCGCGGGCAACGCCGGCAGCGGCACGACCAACTCCAACAACTACACCATCGACACCGTGGTGCCGACTGCAACCATTATCGTGTCCGACCCCAGCCTGAAAATCGGCGAGTCCTCGCTGGTGACCATCACCTTCAGCGAAGCGGTCACCGGTTTCACCAACGCCGACCTGACCATCGCCAACGGCACGTTGAGCGCGGTCAGCAGCAGCGATGGCGGCATCACCTGGACGGCCACGTTCACCCCGACCAGCAACATTACCGACGCGACTAACCTGATCACCCTGGACAATTCCGGTGTTCAAAACCTGTCGGGCAACGCCGGCAGCGGCACCACTGACTCGAACAATTATTCGATCGATACTCAGCGCCCGACCGCCACCATCGTGGTGGCTGACACCGCGCTCGGCGTCGGCCAGACCAGCCTGGTGACCATCACCTTCAGCGAAGCGGTGACTGGTTTCACCAACGCCGATCTGACCATCGCCAACGGCACGCTGAGTGCGGTGAGCAGCAGCGACGGCGGCCTCACCTGGACAGCGACGTTCACGCCGGCGGCGGGGATCACCGACACCACGAACATCATCACCCTGGACAACACCGGCATCGCTGACCTCGCGGGCAACGCCGGTAGCGGCACCACCGATTCCAACAACTATGCGGTCGACAGCCAGCGCCCGACGGCGACCATCGTGCTCTCCGACAGCACTCTCAGTGCTGGCGAAACCTCGCTGGTCACCATCACTTTCAGCGAGGCGGTGACCGGCTTCACCAACGCCGACCTGAGCGTCGCCAACGGAACGCTGAGCAACGTCTCATCGAGTGACGGCGGCATCACCTGGACGGCCACGTTCACGCCGAACGTGGGCGTCAACGATGCGACCAACCTGATTGTCCTGAACAACACCGGCATCGCCGACCTGGCCGGCAACAGCGGGACCGGCACCACCAGCTCGCCGAACTACACCATCGACACCGTGCTGCCGACTGCGACCATCATCATTGCCGACAACGCGCTGAAAGTCGGTGATACCTCGCTGGTGACTATCACCTTCAGCGAAGCGGTGAGCGGTTTCACCAACGCCGACCTGACGATTGCCAACGGCACGTTGTCGGCAGTCAGCAGCAGCGACGGCGGCATCACCTGGACGGCCACGTTCACGCCGACCAGCAACATCACCGACGCGACCAACCTGATCACCCTGGACAATTCCGGTGTTCAAAATCTGTCGGGCAACGCCGGCAGCGGCACCACCGATTCCAACAATTACTCGATTGACACTCAGCGCCCGACCGCCACCATCGTGGTGGCTGACACCGCACTCGGCGTCGGCCAGACCAGCCTGGTGACCATCACCTTCAGCGAAGCGGTGAGCGGTTTTACCAACGCCGACCTGACCATCGCCAACGGCACGTTGTCGGCAGTCAGCAGCAGCGACGGCGGCATCACCTGGACAGCGACCTTCACCCCGGCGGCAGGGATTACCGACACCAGCAATGTGATCACCCTGGACAACACCGGTATCGCCGATCTGGCGGGCAACGCCGGCAGCGGTACCACCGACTCCAACAACTATGCGGTCGACAGTCAGCGCCCGACGGCGACCATCATCCTTTCCGACACGGATCTGCGCCCCGGAGAAACTGCGCAGGTGACCATCACCTTCAGCGAGGCAGTAACCGGATTCGACAATGCCGACCTGAGCGTCGCCAACGGCACCTTGAGCAATGTTTCGTCGAGCGACGGTGGCGTTACCTGGACGGCCACGTTCACGCCGACCCTCGGCGTCAGTGACGCCACCAACCTGATCGTGCTGAACAACAGTGGAGTGAGCGATCTGGCCGGCAACGCCGGCACCGGCATCACCAATTCGGCCAACTATGCGGTGCAGACCGAAGTGCCGACGGCGACCATTGTGGTCGCCGATAACGCGCTCAAGGCTGGTGAAACCTCGGCGGTGACCATCACCTTCAGCGAGGCCGTCAGCGGTTTCAGCAACGCTGACCTGAGCATCGCCAACGGCACGTTGAGCAACGTGACATCCAGCGACGGTGGCATCACCTGGACGGCGACATTTACCCCGACCGCCAACATCACCGACACCAGCAACCTGATCACCCTCGACAACAGCGGTGTGGTCAACGCGTCGGGCAACAGCGGCGTCGGTACTACCGATTCGAACAACTTCGCCATCGACACCGCGCTGCCAACTGCAAGCATCGTGGTCGCCGACAATCGCCTGGGCATCGGTGAAACCACCACGGTGACTATTACCTTCAGCGAAGCGGTGAGCGGTTTTGACCTGTCGGACATCAGCGTCGCCAACGGTGCGCTGTCGAACCTGAGCAGCAGCGACGGTGGCGTGACCTGGACCGCGACTTTCACCCCGACAGCCGGCGTCAACGACGCGACCAACCTGATTCTGATCGATACCGCCGGCGTTCAGGATCTGGCCGGCAACCTTGGCGCGAGTATCGCCATCTCCAACAACTACATCCTTGATGCAACCCGGCCGACGGTGGACATCGTGGTTGCCAACCCGCACCTGGGCATCGGCCAGACCACCACGGTGACCTTCACCTTCAGCGAGGCGGTGAGCAATTTCGACCTGTCCGACCTGAGCGTGACCAATGGCGACCTGAGCAATCTGACCAGCGGCGATGGCGGCAAGACCTGGACCGCAAGCTTCACGCCGACCGCCAACGTTACCGACCCGAGCAACTTCATCGCGCTGGACACCAGCAACGTCACTGATCTGGCGGGCAACGCCGGCAGCACCGTGGCGGTGTCGAACAACTACGCCCTCGACAGCGAACGGCCGACCGCCACGGTGGTGGTTGCCAATCCGAATCTGGGCGTGGGCCAGACTTCACAGGTGACCATCAGCTTCAATGAGGCGGTGACCGGGTTTGATCTCGGTGACATCAATGTCGGCAATGGCACCTTGTCGAACCTGAGCAGCAGCGACGGCGGCAAGACCTGGACCGCGACGTTGACCCCGGGCGCCAACATCAACAGCACCAGTAATGCGATCAGCGTCAACAGCGCTGGGGTCAGTGATTTGTCCGGCAACAGCGGCAGTGGTGTCAGCAGCTCCAATAACTACGTGATCAATACCGTGCCACCGGTTATTCCGCCAACGGTGCCGACCACGCCGACCAATGGGGTGATTCCCGACCCGCTGTTCCGCAGCAGCGATCCGGTCGCACCGCCGCCGGCCCCGGACGTGCCGTTGCAACCGTTCGTGTTCACGCCACCGACCGGCAATCTCGGCTCGCCGCTGACTTTCCCGCCGCTGTTCGAGCAGCGTGTACTGGGCGACGGCATCCGGCCGCTGGGGGACATATTCATCAACCACGGTGCCTTGAGCCCGAGCTTCATCGCCCAGGTGTTCAGCAGCAGCGACGGAAGCGGTGACGGCAGCGGGCACGGCTTCCTCGGTTTCGGCGGCGGTGACGGCGGAGTCTTCGCCAGCAGTACGCTGTCGAGCCTGTTCCACCAGAACGACGGCGCCGAGCGGGAGGCGCTGAACGCCTTCGGCAGTCACTCGCTCAAGGCCGGTGACATTTCCCAGGGGCTGCGCGGGGTATTTGGCGCGCCGACCCTCGGGCAGCAATTGCAGCAACTCAAGGACAGCGAGCAGCACCGGGTCGACGACCTGGCAGCGGCATTGCGCCAGGTCGGCATCAGCGAAATGCAGGCCTGAACACACAACTACTCAACACGGTGCGGCACCTAGGGGCGATCCAGGGATGAAGAAAAGTCAGAAGTTGTTCGGCGCCAGCCTGCTGGCGCTGGCGATCAGCGGATGTGCAGTGACCAGTGAACCGATCGAACGCAGCGTCAGTGAGCAGCGGGCCAAAACCGACCTGCAGAGCATGTACAAGGATCAGGAGCCGCTGCGTGGCCCGCTGACCCTGCATCAGGCCATGGCCCGCGCGGTGAAATACAACCTCGAAGGCCGTTTGAAGATCATGGAGGAAGCGCTGGCCAAGCGGCAGCTCGACCTCGCCAGTTTCGACATGCTGCCGCGCATGGCGCTGGACGCCGGTTACGTCGGGCGCAACAACGTCAACGCCTCCAGCAGCCAGAGCGTGCGCACCGGCACCCAGTCCCTGGAACCCTCGACCTCGCAGGACCGTGACCGCGATGTCGCCGACCTGACCATGGTCTGGAACGTCCTCGACTTCGGCGTCAGCTACATCAGCGCCAAGCAGCAGGGCGACCAGCGCCTGATCGTGCAGGAGCGCCGGCGCAAGGTGATCAACACCATCGTGCAGGACGTACGCTCGGCCTATTGGCGCGCGATGGCTGCAGAACGTCTGCTCAAGCAGATCGACAGCCTGATGGCCCGCGTCGACACCGCCCGGCGTGACAGCCAGAGCCTGAGCGATCAACGCATCGGCGACCCGGTACAGGCACTCGGTTACCAGCGCTCGCTGATCGAAGCCACGCGACAACTGGAAGAACAGCGCCGCGCCTTGTCGCTGGCGAAAACCGAATTGGCAACGCTGATCAACCTGCCGCTGGGGACCAACCTGACGCTGGCGACCGATGACGGTTATCAGATTCCCGAACTCAAGGTCGCCATGGCCAAGCTTGAGCAGGAAGCCCTGACCAGCCGCCCGGAACTGCGCGAACAGGATTACCAGAGCCGCATCAGCGCCGCCGAAACCCGCAAGGCGATGTTGCGCCTGCTGCCGGGCCTGGAGTTCTCCGCCGGCGGGCATTACGACAGCAACTCGTTCCTCGTCGAACAGGGTTGGGCCGACTACGGGGTGAAAGTCACCTGGAACCTGTTCAACGTAATTTCCGCCCCGGCGGCCATCGATGTGGCCAAGGCCGGCGAAGAAGTCGCCACCGCCCGGCGGCAGGCGATGTCGATCGCGGTACTGGCGCAGCTGTATGTGGCGAACGCCAACTATCAGGAGGCGCTGCGCCAGTTCAAGACCAATCAGCAGTTGTCGGACATCGACGGGCAGATCGTCGGCCAGTTGCGCAATCGGCATCAGGCCGCCGGCATCGGTGAACTTGAACTGATTCAGGGTGAACTGAACAACCTGCAAGCCGACCTGCGCCGTGACTTGTCGTATGCCGATCTGCGTAACGCCTACGGGCAGATCTTCGCCAGCGCCGGCCTCGATCCGCTGCCGGATCAGGTGCAGTCCACCGAAGTGCAGTCGATCGCTACGGCGTTGGCCAACCGCGAATCGGCGTGGGCGTCGGGGGATATTTCGGTGCCTGTGGTGGCGCATGCCGCTGCCCGATAATCTGCTGGCGCCCGTCGCCAGCATCAGCCGCTCGCAACGCGAGGCCCGCAACGGCCATCGCGGTGCGGTGATTTTGCTTACCGGTCTGCCGGCGGCGGGCAAATCGACGCTGGCCCAGGCGCTGCACGCCGAGCTATTCGCCCGTGGATTGCACAGCGTGGTGCTCGATGGCGACGGCTTGCGGGTCGGGCTCAACCGCGATCTGGGGTTCAGCGACGCCGATCGCCTGGAGAACATCCGCCGTGCCAGCGAGCTGGCAGCGCTGCTGGTGGAAAACGGCCAGATCGTGATTCTGGCGATGATCGCGCCGTTGCTGGAGCTGCGCGAGGTGTTCGCCCAGCGTTTGGGTGAGGACTATCGCGAAGTCTGGTGCAGCGCATCGCTGGCGGTGTGCGAGCAGCGCGATCCGAAGGGTCATTACGCCCGCGCACGGCGTGGCGAAATGGCCGGTTTCACCGGGGTTTCGGCACCGTACGAGCCGCCCGCTCACGCCTCGCTGGTGCTCGACACCGGCGTACAGACCGTGGAGGCCTGTCTGGATCGGCTGCTGACCTGGCTTGGCGAATGCGCGGTGTTGCCCAAGGCATGAGCCGCCCGACCTGCTCGCGTCTTCCTGTGACGGTGGACTTGCCGCTGCTGTTGCAGGCGCTGCAGACGATTGCCGAAGAGGCATGGCGCGGCCATTTCAACACGGATTACTTCACCGGCGACTGGAGCGGCGTGGCACTGATTTCCGCCGCCGATGCGCTGACCGAGTTATCGCCCGGGCGCGGCGAAACGCTGCAGCGCACGCCTTGGCTGCGCGATGAACGCTGGCGGTTGGGGCTGCGCGCACTGACGCTGGATATCGTCAGTGCGCGCCTGTTGCGTCTGGGGCCGGGCGGGCGCATTCACGAGCATCGTGATTACGACCTGGATGGGCCGGATGCCGATCTGCGTCTGCATATTCCGTTGCTCAGCCCACCTGCGGTGGATTTCTGGCTCGAGGGTCAACGCGTGCCGATGGCGGCGGGGGAGTGCTGGTTTCTCGATCTTGCTCGTGCGCATCGGGTGGATAACTTCGATACCTGCGCGCGGATTCATCTGGTGCTCGATTGCCGGCCCGGGGCGTGGCTCACGCAGAAGATCGCCGAAGGTTTGCGCGACACTCCTGCAACGCAACCGGCCGATTCGGCGTTACAGCAATTCCAGCGACGGGTTGCAGGTGATGCAGGGTTGGCGGCGACTCTGCAGCACATGACGGACCCCGAAATATTCATCGAGCGCACTCTGGAGCTGGCCGCCGGACACGGCTTGCCATTCTCCCGGGAAGAACTGCGCGCTGCGATGCGCAACGGTCGTCGGCAATGGAACGAACAATGGAAAGGCTGAACTTCGACGGCTGGCTGCCGATCCGGATCTGGTCGGTGGCGGGGCAGTGGCAAGTGGACTGGTGCTGGTTTGCTGACACGCCGCTGCATCAGCCTTTTTTTCGTGACGCCGTCGAAGAGGCGCTGCGGTTGCCGTTCAATCAGGCTTTTCGCCGGCAGACACCGCTGTCGGTGCTGACCGAGTGGCAAGCGCAAAGTCCGGGGTTGGCCCCGAGTGCCTTTATCCTGCACGCCTCGCGTTGCGGTTCGACATTGATCAGCCAGATGCTCGCGCGGCTCGATGACCACATCGTAGTCTCGGAGCCTCCGCCGCTTGATGCACTTTTGCGCGGTGAGCTGCCCGAAGCGGAGCGGCGGGCAGCGATCAGTGGACTGCTCTCGGCCTACGGTCAACGACGACGCGGTGTCGAGCAGCGACTGGTGATCAAGCTCGATGCCTGGAACATCGGCGAATGGCCGCTGTTGCAGGCATGCTTTCCCGGTACGCCGTGGTTGTTCGTGTATCGCGATCCGCTGGAAATTGCCGTGTCGCACGTGCGCCGTCCGGGGGTGCACATGGTGCCGGGGCTGCTTGGTGACTGTGTGCTCGACGATGGGTTGCCGTTTACCGGCAGTGAAGACTTCATCGCACGACGGTTGGGACGTTTGCTGGCGTCGGCTTATCTGCATTGCCGTGAGGGTGATGGACAGCTGGTGAACTACAGCGAATTGCCCGAGGCCATGGCCGGGCGATTGGCGAAGTTTTTCCGCTTGAATACCGAGCAGCGGCAGCAGGTGCTGACGGCGACGATGCAGCATGCCAAGCAGCCGTCCCAGCGTTTTGTCGCCGATGGCGAAGACAAGCGTCGCGAGGCTTCGCCTTGGTTGCGCGAACGGGTTCGGCAATGTGCCCAGGATGCCTTTGTGAATCTTGAGTTGCTGCGCAACGCATGAAAGATCGCAGCCTTCGGCAGCTCCTACAGGGTGTACGCATAACCGATGCAGGAGCTGCCGCAGGCTGCGATCTTTTGCTGTCAGGATTTTCCCGACAGATCCGCCATCCCCTTGAGCAATTCGATGGGCAACGGAAAGACAATCGTCGAGCTCTTGTCCCCGGCAATCGAACTCAGCGTCTGCATGTAGCGCAACTGCATCGCACCGGGCTGACGGCCAAGCATTTCGGCGGCCTGCATGAGTTTTTCCGAGGCCTGCAGTTCGCCTTCGGCGTGAATCACCTTGGCCCGCCGCTCGCGTTCGGCTTCGGCCTGTTTGGCGATGGCG harbors:
- the cysC gene encoding adenylyl-sulfate kinase, which encodes MPLPDNLLAPVASISRSQREARNGHRGAVILLTGLPAAGKSTLAQALHAELFARGLHSVVLDGDGLRVGLNRDLGFSDADRLENIRRASELAALLVENGQIVILAMIAPLLELREVFAQRLGEDYREVWCSASLAVCEQRDPKGHYARARRGEMAGFTGVSAPYEPPAHASLVLDTGVQTVEACLDRLLTWLGECAVLPKA
- a CDS encoding aspartyl/asparaginyl beta-hydroxylase domain-containing protein, with the protein product MSRPTCSRLPVTVDLPLLLQALQTIAEEAWRGHFNTDYFTGDWSGVALISAADALTELSPGRGETLQRTPWLRDERWRLGLRALTLDIVSARLLRLGPGGRIHEHRDYDLDGPDADLRLHIPLLSPPAVDFWLEGQRVPMAAGECWFLDLARAHRVDNFDTCARIHLVLDCRPGAWLTQKIAEGLRDTPATQPADSALQQFQRRVAGDAGLAATLQHMTDPEIFIERTLELAAGHGLPFSREELRAAMRNGRRQWNEQWKG
- a CDS encoding sulfotransferase family protein, producing the protein MERLNFDGWLPIRIWSVAGQWQVDWCWFADTPLHQPFFRDAVEEALRLPFNQAFRRQTPLSVLTEWQAQSPGLAPSAFILHASRCGSTLISQMLARLDDHIVVSEPPPLDALLRGELPEAERRAAISGLLSAYGQRRRGVEQRLVIKLDAWNIGEWPLLQACFPGTPWLFVYRDPLEIAVSHVRRPGVHMVPGLLGDCVLDDGLPFTGSEDFIARRLGRLLASAYLHCREGDGQLVNYSELPEAMAGRLAKFFRLNTEQRQQVLTATMQHAKQPSQRFVADGEDKRREASPWLRERVRQCAQDAFVNLELLRNA